A window of the Pseudoliparis swirei isolate HS2019 ecotype Mariana Trench chromosome 13, NWPU_hadal_v1, whole genome shotgun sequence genome harbors these coding sequences:
- the LOC130203585 gene encoding speckle-type POZ protein isoform X1, with protein MSRVPSPPPPAEMSSGPVAESWCYTQIKVVKFSYMWTINNFSFCREEMGEVIKSSTFSSGANDKLKWCLRVNPKGLDEESKDYLSLYLLLVSCPKAEVRAKFKFSILNAKGEETKAMESQRAYRFVQGKDWGFKKFIRRDFLLDEANGLLPDDKLTLFCEVSVVQDSVNISGQNTMNMVKVPDCRLAEELGGLWENSRFTDCSLCVAGQEFQAHKAILAARSPVFSAMFEHEMEESKKNRVEINDVEPEVFKEMMCFIYTDKAPNLDKMADDLLAAADKASMSSIPQTAPYYALERLKVMCEDALCTSLSVENAAEILILADLHSADQLKTQAVDFINYHAAEVMETAGWKSMVASHPHLVAEAYRSLASAQCPFLGPPRKRLKQS; from the exons ATGTCAAGAGTcccgagtccccccccccctgcggaAATGTCCAGCGGGCCCGTGGCCGAGAGCTGGTGTTACACACAG ATCAAAGTGGTGAAGTTCTCTTACATGTGGACCATCAACAACTTCAGCTTCTGTCGTGAGGAGATGGGCGAGGTCATCAAGAGCTCCACCTTCTCTTCCGGGGCCAACGACAAGCTGAAATG GTGTTTGCGAGTGAATCCCAAGGGCCTGGACGAGGAGAGCAAAGACTACCTGTCCCTCTACCTGCTGCTGGTCAGCTGTCCGAAGGCAGAGGTACGCGCCAAATTCAAATTCTCCATCCTCAACGCCAAGGGAGAGGAGACCAAAGCCATGG AAAGCCAGCGAGCATATCGCTTTGTCCAAGGTAAAGACTGGGGCTTTAAAAAGTTCATCCGGAGAGACTTCCTCCTAGATGAGGCCAACGGTCTTCTACCCGACGACAAGCTCACGCTCTTCTGTGAG GTGAGTGTGGTGCAGGACTCGGTCAACATCTCCGGGCAGAACACCATGAACATGGTGAAGGTCCCCGACTGCCGGCTCGCGGAGGAGCTGGGCGGCCTGTGGGAGAACTCCCGCTTCACGGACTGCTCCCTGTGCGTGGCTGGACAGGAGTTCCAGGCCCACAAAGCCATCCTGGCAG CACGCTCCCCCGTGTTCAGCGCCATGTTTGAGCACGAGATGGAAGAGAGTAAAAAG AACCGCGTGGAGATCAACGATGTGGAGCCGGAGGTTTTCAAAGAGATGATGTGCTTCATTTACACAGACAAGGCTCCCAACCTGGACAAGATGGCCGACGACTTGCTGGCAGCAGCTGACAAA gCATCGATGTCCTCGATACCCCAGACGGCTCCTTAT TACGCCCTGGAGAGGCTGAAGGTCATGTGTGAAGACGCGCTGTGTACCAGTCTGTCCGTGGAAAATGCCGCCGAGATCCTCATCCTGGCCGACCTGCACAGCGCCGACCAGCTGAAAACGCAGGCCGTGGACTTCATCAACTA CCACGCTGCGGAGGTGATGGAGACGGCCGGGTGGAAGTCCATGGTGGCGTCTCATCCTCACCTGGTGGCCGAAGCTTACCGCTCCCTGGCGTCGGCCCAGTGCCCTTTCCTTGGCCCGCCACGCAAGCGCCTCAAACAATCCTAA
- the LOC130203585 gene encoding speckle-type POZ protein isoform X2 codes for MSRVPSPPPPAEMSSGPVAESWCYTQIKVVKFSYMWTINNFSFCREEMGEVIKSSTFSSGANDKLKWCLRVNPKGLDEESKDYLSLYLLLVSCPKAEVRAKFKFSILNAKGEETKAMESQRAYRFVQGKDWGFKKFIRRDFLLDEANGLLPDDKLTLFCEVSVVQDSVNISGQNTMNMVKVPDCRLAEELGGLWENSRFTDCSLCVAGQEFQAHKAILAARSPVFSAMFEHEMEESKKNRVEINDVEPEVFKEMMCFIYTDKAPNLDKMADDLLAAADKYALERLKVMCEDALCTSLSVENAAEILILADLHSADQLKTQAVDFINYHAAEVMETAGWKSMVASHPHLVAEAYRSLASAQCPFLGPPRKRLKQS; via the exons ATGTCAAGAGTcccgagtccccccccccctgcggaAATGTCCAGCGGGCCCGTGGCCGAGAGCTGGTGTTACACACAG ATCAAAGTGGTGAAGTTCTCTTACATGTGGACCATCAACAACTTCAGCTTCTGTCGTGAGGAGATGGGCGAGGTCATCAAGAGCTCCACCTTCTCTTCCGGGGCCAACGACAAGCTGAAATG GTGTTTGCGAGTGAATCCCAAGGGCCTGGACGAGGAGAGCAAAGACTACCTGTCCCTCTACCTGCTGCTGGTCAGCTGTCCGAAGGCAGAGGTACGCGCCAAATTCAAATTCTCCATCCTCAACGCCAAGGGAGAGGAGACCAAAGCCATGG AAAGCCAGCGAGCATATCGCTTTGTCCAAGGTAAAGACTGGGGCTTTAAAAAGTTCATCCGGAGAGACTTCCTCCTAGATGAGGCCAACGGTCTTCTACCCGACGACAAGCTCACGCTCTTCTGTGAG GTGAGTGTGGTGCAGGACTCGGTCAACATCTCCGGGCAGAACACCATGAACATGGTGAAGGTCCCCGACTGCCGGCTCGCGGAGGAGCTGGGCGGCCTGTGGGAGAACTCCCGCTTCACGGACTGCTCCCTGTGCGTGGCTGGACAGGAGTTCCAGGCCCACAAAGCCATCCTGGCAG CACGCTCCCCCGTGTTCAGCGCCATGTTTGAGCACGAGATGGAAGAGAGTAAAAAG AACCGCGTGGAGATCAACGATGTGGAGCCGGAGGTTTTCAAAGAGATGATGTGCTTCATTTACACAGACAAGGCTCCCAACCTGGACAAGATGGCCGACGACTTGCTGGCAGCAGCTGACAAA TACGCCCTGGAGAGGCTGAAGGTCATGTGTGAAGACGCGCTGTGTACCAGTCTGTCCGTGGAAAATGCCGCCGAGATCCTCATCCTGGCCGACCTGCACAGCGCCGACCAGCTGAAAACGCAGGCCGTGGACTTCATCAACTA CCACGCTGCGGAGGTGATGGAGACGGCCGGGTGGAAGTCCATGGTGGCGTCTCATCCTCACCTGGTGGCCGAAGCTTACCGCTCCCTGGCGTCGGCCCAGTGCCCTTTCCTTGGCCCGCCACGCAAGCGCCTCAAACAATCCTAA